The region TAAGACGGACTGATAGGGTTTCCTGTTTTTTCAAAAACCCATGTCGCTGCCAAAGGCGTGAGTCCTCCTGCAACCCCTAATGTTAAATTATAACCAAGCCCAATAGTTGTGCACCGAACCGCTTCGGGGATTGATAAGACCATGAAGGCATTTAAGGGTGCAAGGTAAGACCCTAAGATAATTGTGAGTCCCAACTGACCAAGGAAGGCTAAATTGACATCATGATGATTCATAAGATAGAACAAAGGCACAACAAATAAAAGCATAAGCATGGAAGTAATTTGAAGCATTAATTTTTTCCCAACTTTGTCTGTAAAGTAACCTGATAAAAGTACGACGCCAATTAGGATGACCATAGAAATAGAATTGATATTTAAAGCAAGTGAGGGTGTAAATTTTTCTGCCACCTCAAACCAGGTGACCAGGTAGACAAAGATTAAATAAAAACCGACCGCGTTGAGAAAGACCAAGCCACTGATATTAAATAATAGGGGCAGGTGGTTTTGAAAAACCACAAGCACCGGTGGTTTGAGTGTTGGAGCCGGGACCTCATCAACGAGATGTCGTCTTAAAAATAGACCAACGATTCCAATCACAAGGCCAAATAAAAAAGGTACACGCCAACCCCAGGCATTAATTGTTTCTTCTGACATCAGATGATTCATTAAGTCACCCGTAAAGGAACCCAACAAAATGCCACCAATAGCACCACAGGTAATGGTTGCCCCCATGAGCGATTGCCTATTTTTAGGTGCATGTGAAACCAAGTAAATAATGGAAGTTGTGAACTCACCTCCAACAGACAGGCCCTGAATCATTCTTAATAATACGAGTGTGTAAGCTGCCCAAACACCCCAGGCATTATAGTCAGGCAAGATGCTGACAAAAAAAGTCGGAATTGCCATGGCCGTGACCGATAAATTGAGGGCAACTTTTTTTCCGTACTTGTCTCCTACGTGACCAAAAATAATGGCACCGATAGGGCGCATAAGATACCCAACAGCAAAGATACTAAAAGCCATTAATAATTGTGCGGTAGGATCAGATTTTGGAAAGAACGCCAAACCGATGGCTGATGCAAAATAGCCATATATAGCAAAGTCATACCATTCGAGAACATTCCCAATCAGAGCTGAAGCAATAGTTTTTTTATTAGTTGAAGCCATTTTTTGATTATAGCTTGATTATTCTTTAAGGAATCTAAAAACTCCCCATCACCCCAAAGGATCCGGATACGGAATGAATCTCATCTGAGCTGTCCATGAAGTTACCCGCCACATAAGCTTTTATCCCATTAGTGAGTTGGTAATCTAATCCGACACCAATATTGAAGTAAGTGTTTTCTTATGTAAAGAAAATTTTATTTAAAAAGAATAACTTAACGCAACATTAAAGGAGCGTCCCATCGCATAGACTTGGGTGCCGTTAGACCGATTGATACCTGTTGACATAGTGGCACCTTGACCCAAGTATTCACCACCCAGTGGGTCGGCATAACTCTTATCTAAGATATTTTCTACCTCACCAATAATAGATACTGATTTCCATTGGTAAGAGCTGATGAAATCAAACTTAGCGAAACCTGCTGTCTCTCTTTCCTGTCTAGTGCTGTTCACGTCATCCTTCTCATCTACTAGGATCATAGATAGGTTATTACTCCAGCTGCCGACATTTTGGTTAATTGCTACCGTTAAGTTGGGTGGCATCATATTATAAAGATCGGTATCTGCATCCGTATTGCGTCCCTTTTGGTAATTAAATTTACTAAGTAAATTAAAGTTACCAAAGTTTAGTGTTTTAAATAGATGCATATCAGCACCCACATCCAAACCATAGATAGTGGCTGTTTGATTATCAAATTTTAAGTTTCGATAACCATCAGTTCGATCAGCAATCACATTCGCATCAATATAATCATTGATGTATGTGTAGTAAGGGTTTACTTTTACTCGCCAATTTTTGTTTGAGTCTTCGTGGTTTATCACCAACCCGACCTTATGCGCTGTTTCTGGTTTTAGATCAATATTACCCACATAACCATTTCCATCACCATAGAGGTTATTCATATTGGCTGCCATCGTCCATGTTGACCAGGTATAGCGCTGATATAAATTCGGGCTTCTTGTTTTCATGGAGTAACCCAGTTCAACTGAGCTGTCTTCCTCCATGTTGTATCTCGTTAGCAAGCTGATGTCGATATTCTCATCCGTTTGTTTCTTCTTGGATGCATTAAAGGCGTCTGAATCTCTCTTTTGATTTGACATCATATTATTGGTTTGGTTATAGCCATGCACATCATCAGCATCTGTTTGCACAATACCTAAACGTGCCCCAATAGAGGTAATCCAATTTTCTGCCCACAAACTATCCAACTGTCCATAAACATCAAATCGGTTACGCTTACCGTTGTTTATATTTAAAAAATCATTACCCGTCATCATGCCGGTGCCTGAATTTGAATCCCAGGTGTCATCGAGTTGGTAGTATTGAACCTCGGAACCCACTTTTAAGGTATCTTGATCATTCAAAAAAATCTCGCTATCCACCGCTAAACCTGCAGTG is a window of Methylophilales bacterium DNA encoding:
- a CDS encoding MFS transporter; its protein translation is MASTNKKTIASALIGNVLEWYDFAIYGYFASAIGLAFFPKSDPTAQLLMAFSIFAVGYLMRPIGAIIFGHVGDKYGKKVALNLSVTAMAIPTFFVSILPDYNAWGVWAAYTLVLLRMIQGLSVGGEFTTSIIYLVSHAPKNRQSLMGATITCGAIGGILLGSFTGDLMNHLMSEETINAWGWRVPFLFGLVIGIVGLFLRRHLVDEVPAPTLKPPVLVVFQNHLPLLFNISGLVFLNAVGFYLIFVYLVTWFEVAEKFTPSLALNINSISMVILIGVVLLSGYFTDKVGKKLMLQITSMLMLLFVVPLFYLMNHHDVNLAFLGQLGLTIILGSYLAPLNAFMVLSIPEAVRCTTIGLGYNLTLGVAGGLTPLAATWVFEKTGNPISPSYLILAASIITIFALYKNKSNIS
- a CDS encoding TonB-dependent receptor plug domain-containing protein, with the translated sequence MKKIIAGVCTNLLITNLAIAEHRIEGIDITEEYEVPFSDNNLGVGVSRTEKIMSNDSGKLINNFLGGNSINNGGFSSLPMIQGLSDDRIKIKIDGMDLIASCANHMNAPLSYSDPVNIKNISVLAGLSAVDQGGDNIGGVIKIDTVKPIFAVDKNPIFFGEVGTKYKSNNKAMSANVSLNSSNQDTAISYFGSYVKADNYYAGGTFKDAGLAAPDRGYLDGDEVGSSAYKNQNHQLSLSKAIDNEIYQVIAAYHDSPYENFDNQRMDSVGNKNYQLNLSQKGEYDWGKLTSRVYVDDTNHKHNFGPDKQYTYTKMGNTSFGMPMEADGFTAGLAVDSEIFLNDQDTLKVGSEVQYYQLDDTWDSNSGTGMMTGNDFLNINNGKRNRFDVYGQLDSLWAENWITSIGARLGIVQTDADDVHGYNQTNNMMSNQKRDSDAFNASKKKQTDENIDISLLTRYNMEEDSSVELGYSMKTRSPNLYQRYTWSTWTMAANMNNLYGDGNGYVGNIDLKPETAHKVGLVINHEDSNKNWRVKVNPYYTYINDYIDANVIADRTDGYRNLKFDNQTATIYGLDVGADMHLFKTLNFGNFNLLSKFNYQKGRNTDADTDLYNMMPPNLTVAINQNVGSWSNNLSMILVDEKDDVNSTRQERETAGFAKFDFISSYQWKSVSIIGEVENILDKSYADPLGGEYLGQGATMSTGINRSNGTQVYAMGRSFNVALSYSF